One window of the Marinilactibacillus sp. Marseille-P9653 genome contains the following:
- the argJ gene encoding bifunctional glutamate N-acetyltransferase/amino-acid acetyltransferase ArgJ encodes MQANTKQKVDQQLEWIEGNVCAPKGFLASGVHAGFKRKRKDLALIYSQQLCSTASVYTQNKVKGAPLIVTQEHSANGYAQAIICNSGNANTCNANGIEVAHQVCALLGESLDISNDDVIVASTGVIGQPLDIEPFKYGIPELVDQLNETGDRSAAEAILTTDTNIKESAVAFEIEDTLVKIGGMSKGSGMIHPNMATMLGFVTTDAAIEPEILSTALKSIVKDTFNMISVDGDTSTNDMVTVLANAKAGNAIIDSVEHPGYATFKEALHQVCKELAIAIAKDGEGASTLITCNVLEASTEQDAKLIAKEVISSSLVKTAVHGRDANVGRLLCAIGYSGADFDQQSMDIYLRAENYQSICVCEAGSILLFDEDKAFEILGTDQLSIDIYLYRGQEKATAWGCDLTYDYVKINSAYRT; translated from the coding sequence ATGCAAGCCAATACAAAACAAAAAGTAGATCAGCAGTTGGAATGGATTGAAGGAAATGTCTGTGCACCTAAAGGATTTTTAGCTTCCGGAGTACATGCTGGATTTAAACGGAAAAGAAAAGATCTGGCACTCATTTATAGCCAGCAACTGTGTTCAACGGCAAGTGTGTACACACAAAACAAAGTAAAAGGTGCGCCACTTATCGTAACACAAGAACATAGTGCAAATGGTTATGCGCAGGCCATCATCTGTAATAGCGGGAATGCGAACACTTGCAATGCGAATGGGATTGAAGTTGCACATCAGGTCTGTGCATTACTTGGAGAGTCGCTTGATATATCAAATGATGATGTGATCGTAGCGTCAACGGGGGTTATCGGCCAACCGTTGGATATTGAACCTTTTAAATACGGGATTCCGGAACTAGTGGATCAACTAAATGAAACAGGTGACCGATCAGCCGCAGAAGCCATTTTAACTACAGATACAAATATCAAAGAAAGCGCCGTTGCTTTTGAAATAGAAGATACACTTGTCAAAATTGGGGGTATGTCGAAAGGAAGTGGCATGATTCATCCCAATATGGCGACAATGCTTGGCTTTGTAACAACGGATGCGGCGATTGAACCGGAGATTTTATCTACAGCACTTAAATCTATCGTAAAAGATACGTTTAATATGATCAGTGTGGATGGAGATACGTCTACAAATGATATGGTCACCGTACTAGCGAATGCAAAAGCCGGTAACGCAATTATTGATTCTGTGGAACATCCTGGTTACGCCACTTTTAAAGAAGCTTTACATCAAGTCTGCAAAGAACTGGCTATTGCCATTGCTAAAGACGGAGAAGGGGCAAGCACGTTGATCACATGTAACGTACTAGAAGCAAGTACGGAACAAGATGCAAAGCTGATCGCAAAAGAAGTGATCAGCAGTAGCTTGGTCAAAACGGCTGTACACGGGAGAGATGCGAATGTCGGTCGTTTGCTATGCGCGATCGGTTACAGTGGAGCAGATTTTGATCAACAAAGCATGGACATATACTTACGCGCAGAAAATTATCAAAGTATCTGCGTATGTGAAGCAGGATCTATTCTTTTATTTGATGAAGATAAAGCTTTTGAAATTTTAGGAACAGATCAGTTGAGTATTGATATTTACTTGTATAGAGGACAAGAAAAAGCAACAGCTTGGGGGTGTGACCTTACGTATGACTACGTCAAAATCAACAGTGCTTACAGAACATGA
- the argC gene encoding N-acetyl-gamma-glutamyl-phosphate reductase: MKKVKVGVIGASGFVGAELIGILLTHPNVQLTGLSSVNHIGEPLSSVFPAFTGAYDQIFSDNETVIEQSDLLFLCLPHGKSEALVKQCMDKSKKVIDIGADFRLKDLTAYEAWYDVKVDYPELREAAVYGLPELNREDIKKTQLVANPGCYPTSILLGLYPAIAKQLVDPSNLIIDSKSGVTGAGKSLSEATHFAFKNEGFNAYKVGSHRHTPEIEEMIQVMGGGQIQCSFVPHLLPVNRGILSTLYVDIKEGVTAEEIYTAYRTFYEKEPFVTVLEKGKLPDISHVSHSNQCHIGLAVDSRTKRLIIVSVIDNMQKGAAGQAVQNFNLMIGIDETKGLSMVAPSF; the protein is encoded by the coding sequence ATGAAAAAAGTAAAAGTTGGGGTGATTGGAGCAAGCGGTTTTGTTGGAGCGGAACTGATTGGAATATTATTGACTCATCCAAATGTTCAGCTGACCGGCTTGTCTTCGGTGAATCATATAGGAGAGCCACTTTCATCGGTTTTTCCAGCTTTTACAGGAGCTTACGATCAAATCTTTTCAGACAATGAAACGGTCATCGAACAGTCGGACTTGCTTTTCCTTTGCTTACCACATGGAAAAAGTGAAGCATTAGTCAAACAATGTATGGATAAAAGCAAAAAGGTGATCGATATTGGAGCGGATTTCAGACTAAAAGACCTGACCGCTTACGAAGCTTGGTATGACGTTAAAGTGGATTACCCCGAGTTACGAGAAGCAGCCGTTTATGGCTTACCGGAGTTAAACCGTGAGGACATTAAAAAAACTCAGCTGGTTGCCAATCCTGGTTGTTATCCGACAAGCATTTTACTAGGCCTTTATCCAGCAATTGCCAAGCAGTTAGTTGATCCAAGTAACCTGATTATTGATTCCAAGTCAGGTGTAACTGGGGCTGGGAAATCCTTATCGGAAGCAACACATTTTGCTTTTAAAAATGAGGGATTCAATGCCTATAAAGTAGGAAGCCACAGACATACACCAGAAATCGAAGAAATGATTCAAGTTATGGGTGGCGGACAGATTCAATGTTCTTTTGTACCACATCTTTTGCCGGTCAATCGGGGGATTTTATCCACACTCTATGTGGATATCAAGGAAGGGGTTACTGCTGAAGAAATTTATACCGCTTATAGAACATTCTATGAAAAAGAACCTTTTGTAACCGTACTTGAAAAAGGAAAGTTGCCGGATATCAGTCATGTGAGTCACTCCAATCAGTGTCATATTGGCTTAGCGGTGGATTCAAGAACCAAGCGACTGATTATTGTCAGTGTGATCGATAATATGCAAAAAGGTGCGGCAGGACAAGCAGTGCAGAATTTTAATTTGATGATAGGAATAGATGAGACAAAAGGACTTTCGATGGTAGCACCATCGTTTTGA
- a CDS encoding argininosuccinate synthase — MTEKTYNKIVLAYSGGLDTSVIIHWLKEHYNCEIIAVTANVGQEDELEGLEEKALKTGASKFYLAEIEEAFVYDSIFPTLKAGAIYENKYLLGTATARPVIAKALVDIAKQEGADAICHGCTGKGNDQVRFEMGIKALAPEIDIIAPWRTWDITSREEAIDYAEKNNIPLKISRETNYSKDKNLWHLSHEGLDLEDPMNEPKYDSILEMSVTPEQAPDKPTYVSITFEQGIPVAINGKETDGVQLIKQLNTVGGANAIGILDMIENRLVGMKSRGIYETPGGTLLYFSHEQLEMITLDKETLQYKQDLAQKYANLIYNGQFFTPLKQAMDAFVDETQQTVTGTVQLKLYKGNMVVSSVESPFSLYSEAFATFDEDDVYNQGDAAGFINLYGLSSVIQAEMKQKTQFAKEAQNQFTTKQEGLKV; from the coding sequence ATGACAGAAAAAACATACAACAAAATCGTACTAGCTTATTCAGGAGGACTCGATACTTCAGTGATTATCCACTGGCTGAAAGAGCATTACAATTGTGAAATTATTGCCGTTACAGCTAACGTTGGGCAAGAAGATGAACTGGAAGGATTAGAAGAAAAGGCTTTGAAAACGGGCGCTTCAAAGTTCTATCTAGCAGAAATCGAAGAAGCTTTTGTTTATGATTCTATCTTTCCCACACTGAAAGCAGGAGCAATTTATGAGAACAAATACCTTCTAGGAACAGCGACGGCTCGTCCTGTTATTGCAAAAGCATTAGTGGATATTGCCAAACAAGAAGGAGCCGATGCGATCTGTCATGGTTGTACTGGAAAAGGCAATGATCAAGTCCGTTTTGAAATGGGGATCAAGGCACTCGCGCCGGAAATCGATATTATTGCCCCATGGAGAACTTGGGACATCACTTCTCGTGAAGAGGCGATTGATTACGCAGAGAAAAATAACATTCCCTTGAAAATTTCTCGTGAAACCAATTACTCCAAAGATAAAAACCTCTGGCACTTGTCTCACGAAGGACTAGACCTTGAAGATCCAATGAATGAACCGAAATACGATTCGATTCTAGAAATGAGTGTCACGCCAGAACAGGCACCAGACAAACCGACTTATGTCAGTATCACTTTTGAACAAGGCATTCCAGTAGCGATAAATGGAAAAGAAACAGACGGTGTTCAGTTGATCAAGCAATTAAATACGGTAGGAGGCGCCAACGCGATAGGCATCCTCGATATGATTGAAAATCGTCTTGTTGGAATGAAGAGCCGCGGGATATATGAAACACCAGGTGGGACACTCCTTTATTTTTCCCATGAGCAGCTGGAGATGATTACGCTAGATAAAGAAACTTTACAATACAAGCAAGATCTCGCTCAAAAATATGCGAATTTAATTTACAATGGACAATTTTTCACACCTTTAAAACAAGCGATGGACGCTTTTGTTGATGAAACACAACAGACCGTTACGGGAACCGTTCAACTGAAATTGTATAAAGGCAATATGGTCGTCTCAAGCGTGGAGTCACCATTCAGCCTTTACTCAGAAGCTTTTGCGACCTTTGATGAAGATGATGTATACAATCAAGGTGATGCAGCTGGATTCATCAATCTTTACGGCTTATCTAGTGTTATCCAAGCTGAAATGAAACAGAAAACACAATTTGCAAAAGAGGCACAAAATCAGTTCACTACAAAACAAGAAGGTCTTAAAGTATGA
- a CDS encoding NAD(P)-dependent oxidoreductase: MSKYILALRELQSEHQKRVEELAPDHKVIRSIEEADAIEDIEILYSWKKDQGTELLNNDKNQIKWIQTASAGIDYLDLEELEKQEIVLTNSSGIHAKGIAESTMAMILNYTRGIGHSLKAQLNAEWSELETLIELEEKTIMIVGTGEIGKQVGKLAKAFDMKTIGINRSGDHAENMDEQHTQDDLSEVIGQADIVVNILPLTDETENFFDKERFNNMKEQSIFINVGRGGSVVTDDLIDALENGNLAYAALDVLHEEPLPEDHPLWKRDDVLITPHISGHLENYDRHLFPIFEKNLKAFVEGESLPVNVVDYSKGY; this comes from the coding sequence ATGTCAAAATATATTTTAGCATTAAGAGAACTTCAGTCAGAACATCAAAAACGTGTGGAAGAATTAGCACCAGATCATAAGGTTATTCGTTCAATAGAAGAAGCGGATGCCATTGAAGATATTGAAATTCTGTATAGTTGGAAAAAAGATCAAGGAACAGAGCTACTTAATAACGATAAAAATCAGATCAAATGGATTCAAACAGCTTCTGCAGGAATCGATTATCTGGACCTTGAAGAACTCGAGAAGCAAGAAATTGTCTTAACCAATTCAAGTGGAATTCATGCAAAGGGTATTGCAGAATCGACTATGGCCATGATTTTGAATTATACTAGAGGAATTGGCCACTCTTTGAAAGCGCAACTTAACGCTGAATGGTCTGAACTAGAAACCTTGATCGAACTTGAAGAAAAGACCATTATGATTGTTGGAACAGGAGAAATTGGTAAGCAAGTTGGGAAACTTGCGAAAGCTTTCGATATGAAAACAATCGGAATTAATCGAAGTGGCGATCATGCAGAGAATATGGACGAACAACATACCCAAGACGATCTGTCAGAAGTCATTGGTCAGGCGGATATTGTTGTGAACATTTTACCTCTCACAGATGAGACAGAAAACTTCTTTGATAAAGAACGGTTCAACAACATGAAAGAACAGTCAATCTTTATCAATGTGGGTAGAGGTGGATCAGTTGTTACAGATGATTTGATCGATGCACTAGAAAATGGAAACTTAGCTTATGCAGCACTAGATGTACTGCACGAAGAGCCACTTCCAGAAGATCATCCTTTATGGAAACGAGACGACGTATTGATTACGCCACATATTTCAGGTCATTTAGAGAATTATGACCGTCACCTTTTCCCTATTTTCGAAAAAAATCTTAAAGCTTTTGTAGAAGGTGAATCTTTACCAGTGAATGTGGTTGATTATTCAAAAGGATATTAA
- the rsmI gene encoding 16S rRNA (cytidine(1402)-2'-O)-methyltransferase, whose protein sequence is MQTQKSYEKTETGMLYLVPTPIGNLEDMTFRAIRMLKEADLIAAEDTRNTQKLLNHFEIQTSQISFHEHNSQERTPKLVERMIAGETIAQVSDAGMPSISDPGVDLVKAAIKAGIAVVPLPGANAALPALIASGISPQPFYFHGFLPRKKKDLHTELETLNKRQETIIFYESPHRLKALLEQIEKVMGPDRKIVLARELTKRYEEFIRGTVFEVSEWAQAEQIRGEFCVILEGNADPILDQEVMEWQDWSVKEHVEKLMESDGLNSKQAIKEVSILREQPKRDIYSEYHEL, encoded by the coding sequence ATGCAGACGCAAAAGAGTTATGAGAAAACAGAAACAGGTATGTTATATCTAGTACCGACACCGATTGGGAACTTAGAAGATATGACGTTTAGAGCTATCAGAATGCTGAAAGAAGCAGATCTAATTGCTGCTGAAGATACAAGAAATACGCAGAAATTACTGAATCATTTTGAAATTCAGACAAGTCAGATTAGTTTTCACGAACACAATTCACAGGAGCGGACACCAAAACTGGTTGAAAGAATGATTGCTGGAGAAACAATTGCTCAGGTGAGCGACGCAGGTATGCCTTCTATCAGCGATCCAGGTGTTGACTTGGTTAAGGCAGCTATTAAAGCGGGTATTGCAGTCGTCCCATTACCTGGAGCGAATGCTGCACTGCCAGCACTCATTGCTTCTGGCATCTCACCCCAACCGTTTTACTTTCATGGGTTTTTACCACGGAAGAAAAAAGATTTGCATACTGAACTGGAAACACTGAATAAGCGCCAAGAAACCATCATTTTTTATGAATCGCCACATCGACTAAAAGCGTTACTGGAACAAATTGAAAAAGTCATGGGACCAGATCGAAAGATTGTTCTAGCTAGAGAGTTAACGAAAAGATATGAAGAATTTATTAGAGGAACGGTTTTTGAAGTGTCTGAATGGGCTCAAGCAGAGCAGATTCGAGGAGAGTTCTGTGTGATTCTTGAAGGGAATGCTGATCCGATTTTAGACCAAGAAGTAATGGAATGGCAAGATTGGTCTGTAAAAGAACATGTCGAAAAATTAATGGAATCAGACGGGTTAAATAGCAAGCAGGCAATAAAAGAAGTGTCTATTTTAAGAGAACAGCCTAAAAGAGATATTTATTCAGAGTACCACGAGTTATAA
- a CDS encoding GIY-YIG nuclease family protein, whose translation MEPKETKNSYFYVLHCKDGSFYGGYTTDLERRLDEHNSGTGAKYTKPSYRRPLRMIYAEIHPTRSAATKAEAAFKKRKRISKERYLKQNGVSLPFSQQERCKIVRREDAVDADAKEL comes from the coding sequence ATGGAGCCGAAAGAAACGAAGAATAGCTATTTCTATGTACTACACTGTAAAGACGGTTCATTTTATGGTGGGTATACTACAGATTTAGAACGAAGACTGGATGAACATAATTCAGGTACGGGTGCGAAATATACAAAACCAAGCTACAGACGCCCTCTTAGAATGATCTATGCTGAAATTCATCCTACAAGAAGTGCAGCGACAAAAGCCGAAGCAGCCTTCAAAAAACGAAAAAGAATCAGTAAAGAACGGTATTTAAAACAGAATGGAGTAAGTTTGCCGTTCAGTCAACAAGAACGATGTAAGATTGTAAGAAGAGAGGATGCAGTTGATGCAGACGCAAAAGAGTTATGA
- a CDS encoding tRNA1(Val) (adenine(37)-N6)-methyltransferase, which translates to MQYDIEIIQSPSVFSFSLDAVLLGEFAQVPKHNRAKIVDLCSGNGAVALMLSQKTASPVTGVEIQERLVDMANRSIELNQLQEQVMMKHADVKEVREMIRHDSVDVVTCNPPYFKVTEESLQNPNTHLAIARHEIYLSLEEMMKATAFLLKTKGKAYFVHRPDRFLEILDAMRAVNLAPKRVRFVYPKQHKEANMILIEGIKNGKETGFTVLAPLFVFDQNDQYLPEVRRMIYGAERNEE; encoded by the coding sequence ATGCAATACGATATAGAAATAATACAAAGCCCTTCAGTTTTCTCTTTTTCATTAGATGCCGTATTGTTAGGAGAGTTTGCTCAAGTACCCAAGCATAATCGTGCTAAAATTGTTGATCTCTGTTCTGGGAACGGTGCAGTTGCCCTCATGCTTAGTCAAAAGACGGCTAGTCCGGTGACTGGGGTTGAGATTCAAGAAAGACTTGTGGATATGGCAAATAGAAGTATTGAATTGAATCAGTTACAGGAACAAGTAATGATGAAACATGCTGATGTTAAAGAAGTCAGAGAAATGATTCGACATGATTCAGTGGATGTCGTGACCTGTAACCCACCTTATTTTAAAGTGACTGAAGAAAGTCTTCAGAATCCAAACACACACCTTGCGATTGCCAGACATGAAATTTATTTGTCTTTGGAGGAAATGATGAAAGCAACGGCTTTTTTACTTAAAACAAAAGGAAAAGCCTATTTTGTACACAGACCAGATCGATTTTTAGAAATTTTGGATGCTATGCGTGCCGTTAACCTCGCGCCTAAAAGAGTCCGATTTGTTTATCCTAAACAGCATAAAGAAGCAAATATGATACTAATTGAAGGCATTAAAAATGGAAAAGAAACAGGCTTCACTGTGCTCGCGCCTTTATTTGTGTTTGATCAAAATGACCAATATTTACCTGAAGTGAGAAGGATGATTTATGGAGCCGAAAGAAACGAAGAATAG
- the rpmF gene encoding 50S ribosomal protein L32, whose amino-acid sequence MAVPKRRRSTAKKKKQRTHKQLKAPNISYDEKLGEYRMSHRVSKSGNYNGKKVID is encoded by the coding sequence ATGGCCGTACCAAAACGTAGAAGATCTACTGCAAAGAAAAAGAAACAGCGTACACATAAGCAACTGAAAGCTCCAAATATCTCTTATGATGAAAAGCTCGGTGAATACCGTATGAGTCACCGCGTTTCTAAGAGTGGTAACTATAACGGAAAAAAAGTGATTGATTAA
- a CDS encoding MBL fold metallo-hydrolase — MADQLDTLVFHDMKLTWIDGGITSMDGGAMFGPVPKPLWSRKYPANEKNQIELPTDAILIQYKGKNYLIDAGVGTGKLTDKQIRNYGVREETRIEESLDQVGLTVQDIDGLIMTHMHFDHAGGLTQLKEGQYVSTFPNAVIYVNDIEWDEIRHPNIRSKSTYWKENWEAVEEQIRTFEKSLEIVPGIELIHTGGHSRGHSIVKLTQNQETLLHLADIMPTHAHQNPLWVLGFDDYPMDSIAAKQYWMEEARKLDAKFIFYHDAFYRMVQWDHSGKQIMVSIKRSKEPYINFDTKKDNQ; from the coding sequence ATGGCTGACCAATTAGACACATTAGTATTCCATGATATGAAGCTGACTTGGATAGACGGAGGCATTACTTCAATGGATGGAGGCGCCATGTTTGGTCCGGTCCCTAAACCACTCTGGTCAAGAAAATATCCGGCTAACGAAAAGAATCAGATAGAATTGCCAACTGATGCTATTTTGATTCAATATAAAGGAAAAAATTATTTGATTGATGCTGGAGTAGGAACAGGCAAGTTAACAGACAAGCAGATCAGAAACTATGGTGTACGGGAAGAGACTCGAATAGAAGAAAGTTTGGATCAGGTTGGATTGACTGTCCAAGATATTGATGGATTGATCATGACACATATGCATTTTGATCATGCTGGAGGGCTAACTCAGTTGAAAGAAGGTCAATATGTATCCACTTTTCCAAACGCAGTGATTTATGTAAATGATATTGAATGGGATGAAATTCGCCATCCTAATATTCGTTCAAAAAGTACGTACTGGAAAGAAAACTGGGAAGCAGTAGAGGAACAAATTAGAACCTTTGAAAAGAGTCTTGAGATTGTACCTGGTATTGAACTGATTCATACCGGTGGACACAGCAGAGGACACTCTATCGTAAAGCTGACACAGAACCAAGAAACGCTTTTACATCTAGCTGATATTATGCCTACGCATGCTCATCAAAATCCTCTATGGGTACTTGGATTTGATGATTATCCGATGGATTCTATTGCAGCTAAACAGTATTGGATGGAAGAAGCGCGCAAGCTTGACGCAAAATTCATCTTTTACCATGATGCTTTTTACAGAATGGTGCAGTGGGATCATAGTGGAAAGCAAATAATGGTCAGCATTAAAAGAAGCAAAGAACCTTATATAAATTTTGATACGAAAAAAGACAACCAGTAA
- a CDS encoding helix-turn-helix domain-containing protein has product MYGQLFKTIRKGKGITLKEACGSVLSVSQLSRFENEKSMVPVDLFFQLLDQINTTAEEFLYLRGSDLETDIRYYAIRIEDYVNNNHYEQLKKLKEEIKAARPAPYSWQQFFLYFIEGLEDINEEKPNSNLLVLDYLMQVENWGEMELRLYAMFGFSLDVETTYVLMRTALKRSKIYQSIPRDSKLLHTILTNNFSTFIYHGKIDYAEETIKAFDQHYSKDVDLLSPHIDFIFNKGILQFKKQNETRGKEYCEQALNICTLFNQKETLKILQKRYKTWLNRHKDPEFKELTINFGFIGDWETEKDLRERGKLNG; this is encoded by the coding sequence ATGTACGGTCAGTTATTTAAAACAATTAGAAAAGGCAAAGGAATTACGCTAAAAGAAGCTTGTGGATCAGTCCTTTCCGTTTCTCAGTTATCCAGATTTGAAAACGAGAAATCCATGGTTCCAGTAGACTTATTTTTCCAGTTGTTAGATCAAATCAATACGACAGCAGAAGAATTTCTATATTTAAGAGGATCAGATTTGGAAACAGATATCCGCTATTATGCTATTCGCATAGAAGACTATGTAAATAACAATCATTACGAGCAACTCAAGAAACTAAAAGAGGAAATCAAGGCCGCTAGACCGGCTCCTTATAGTTGGCAGCAATTTTTTCTTTATTTTATCGAGGGTTTGGAAGATATAAACGAAGAAAAACCAAATAGCAATTTACTAGTATTGGATTATTTGATGCAAGTAGAAAACTGGGGAGAAATGGAACTAAGACTCTACGCCATGTTTGGTTTCAGTCTTGATGTTGAAACAACCTATGTTTTAATGCGGACAGCTCTGAAAAGGAGTAAAATATATCAGTCGATTCCAAGAGATAGTAAATTACTACATACGATTTTAACCAATAACTTTTCAACATTTATCTATCACGGTAAAATTGACTATGCAGAAGAGACGATCAAAGCCTTTGACCAGCATTATTCTAAAGACGTCGATTTACTTAGTCCGCATATTGATTTCATATTTAATAAAGGTATACTGCAATTCAAAAAACAGAATGAAACAAGAGGGAAAGAGTATTGCGAACAAGCTCTTAATATTTGTACATTATTTAATCAAAAAGAGACACTTAAGATACTCCAGAAAAGGTATAAAACATGGTTGAATCGACACAAAGATCCTGAATTCAAAGAACTTACAATTAACTTTGGGTTTATTGGTGATTGGGAAACAGAAAAAGATCTAAGGGAAAGGGGGAAATTAAATGGCTGA
- a CDS encoding ABC transporter ATP-binding protein, producing MFSMLKKFWKENVFIGILLLITASCQTMVSVLNARAFNALIDLDFDLFFWTTVQMFMIFMLFLLFTFFQINAMSRIKQRMVTAIRRSITERLEKVSYKTFHEKQVGTYASWLSNDMNTIEVDAFDEFYAVLSGIIATITSVVALFFFHWSIVVLSFVIGALTLWLPKLFEKKLATASLETTRQNEVFLSKTSDALSGFDTLFSFNLLSRITSSVRHASLKLAEAKNHQARVMSFVVSLGAFGNILGQLSVVALTGFLAFQSLLSLGSIASTGNLASTIFNTVGNLSQRIAGIRATRPIFEKFEKIDCLDEQVNERISCRSGFELSNVSYAYGDKPLFDNLSYSFSLGGKYAITGASGSGKSTLFNVLSGKLTDYSGSVSFAGHELETLTGQQLRQHVLYVDQVPYLFDGTIRDNITLGETFGDYILKTALAQSALDEFILQLPEGLDTPVGEGGRSLSGGQRQRIALARGLVRGKSIILIDEGTSSLDEVSAIKIEQHLVTNPKLTVLMITHHLRDSIRSQLDGLLSLS from the coding sequence ATGTTTTCTATGCTTAAAAAATTTTGGAAAGAAAATGTATTTATTGGTATTTTGCTGCTTATAACGGCTTCTTGTCAAACCATGGTGAGCGTTTTGAATGCACGAGCGTTCAATGCGCTGATTGACTTAGACTTTGATTTATTTTTTTGGACGACTGTACAGATGTTTATGATTTTCATGTTATTTTTACTTTTTACTTTTTTCCAAATCAACGCTATGAGTCGGATCAAACAGCGTATGGTAACGGCCATTCGTCGTTCGATTACTGAAAGGCTTGAAAAAGTCAGCTACAAAACCTTTCATGAAAAACAGGTCGGTACGTATGCTTCTTGGTTAAGTAATGATATGAATACAATCGAAGTGGATGCTTTTGATGAGTTCTATGCTGTTCTCTCTGGTATCATCGCTACTATAACTTCAGTAGTTGCACTTTTCTTCTTCCATTGGAGTATCGTGGTTTTAAGCTTTGTGATCGGAGCACTGACACTCTGGTTACCTAAATTATTTGAGAAGAAATTGGCTACTGCCTCACTTGAAACAACTCGACAAAATGAAGTCTTCTTAAGCAAAACTTCTGATGCACTATCTGGTTTTGATACTCTGTTCTCTTTTAATTTATTAAGTCGCATCACTTCATCTGTTCGTCATGCATCATTAAAGCTTGCCGAGGCAAAAAATCATCAGGCACGAGTTATGAGCTTCGTTGTGAGTCTAGGTGCTTTCGGAAACATTCTTGGGCAGTTATCCGTAGTGGCCTTGACTGGATTTCTAGCCTTTCAATCTTTACTTAGTCTCGGCTCGATTGCCTCTACCGGAAATCTGGCAAGCACCATCTTTAATACCGTGGGTAACCTTAGTCAGCGTATCGCTGGTATTCGAGCGACACGTCCAATTTTTGAAAAGTTTGAAAAAATAGATTGTCTTGATGAACAAGTTAATGAGCGTATTTCTTGTCGTAGTGGTTTCGAACTATCCAATGTTTCTTACGCCTATGGGGATAAGCCTTTATTTGATAACCTCTCTTATTCTTTCTCTCTCGGCGGAAAGTATGCAATTACTGGCGCTAGCGGTAGCGGTAAATCTACCTTATTCAATGTTTTAAGTGGTAAACTAACAGACTATTCAGGTTCGGTCTCTTTCGCTGGGCACGAGCTAGAAACTTTAACTGGCCAACAGTTGCGGCAACATGTGCTCTATGTTGATCAAGTCCCTTATCTATTTGATGGTACAATCAGAGATAATATCACACTGGGTGAGACTTTCGGAGACTATATTTTAAAAACAGCTTTGGCACAAAGTGCACTAGATGAATTCATTCTACAACTTCCTGAAGGTCTGGATACGCCTGTTGGAGAGGGCGGCCGCTCTTTATCTGGTGGGCAACGTCAACGCATCGCTTTAGCTCGCGGATTGGTTCGTGGGAAATCCATTATCTTAATTGATGAGGGAACTTCTAGCCTAGATGAAGTTAGTGCAATCAAAATTGAACAGCACCTAGTAACTAATCCAAAATTGACTGTCTTGATGATCACGCATCATCTAAGAGATTCTATAAGGTCTCAATTAGATGGCTTACTGTCTTTAAGTTGA